attaagacaatatttccgtttccgggaatatttccgattctggcaatattcccatttccgataatgttttccgatacgtaccatgtttccgtttccggcaacatctacgacttggataatatttatatttccgatacgatccatatttccgtttccggcaatatcatcgtttctggagtattcatttcttgcttttgacgatctcagctcccactgaaaacaagatccgtcgattccgaatatccatagatggagtatttaatgccattaaatacctaatccgtttacgtactatttgtgtgaccctacgggttcagtcaagagtaagctgtggattattattattaattccacttaaactgaagcggcccctagctaggcattcagctcacttgatctcactgaattattaacttgttaattaaaactgaaccgcatttattagacttaacattaaatgcatacttggaccaagggcattatttccttcagtctcccacttgtccttagggacaagtgtgcatttcctaattcctttgtcgctcgatgcttactcttgaacataaggtaagagttgtcatccttattatgtccagaggtgtttctcggtttcagagatcaactgatcaaataaacagataatcatagcctatgattcatctgagcacggccatgcattttacagtttctagctctccgagtggccttgtacaactttcatcatctcatcccgatttatgggaggacaatcccaatcttgcgatcttgagattagacttcgtttgataggtgattacctgagcgttgcctttatagcctccttttacggtgcgacggttgacaacgtcaaagtaagcagttctcaaacaagtaatctcaaatcactcaagtattgaggattagtgtctaataattttaatgaaatttacttatgacagattttcatctcttacagtaaagtttcataggtctgtccgatactagtcttcccaaagtaagtatctatgcaaatgattatgacattgccatgtccacatagttcaagaaaagaactactagtcatcttccattctagtcgtctaacgctttctatgcgtccatctttatagaaaactccgaccagggaccattttcaacttttgacattcaagttcacttgatagacatttcttagtcacaggactggtcctgacagtctatcttgaatatatcgtcaaattgaagggactcatcatttaatactaaaccaagattaaatggaatatgaaaatacatttcatatatatgataaatgttcaaccccaatgttttacaaccatgggcctcaaacccatctttaaaacagttcatggaatttcaaagctatgcttgatttccagtgctacaacgtgagtgttgcttctcacttgttgcataggtttagttatcatgctttgccaatcttaatatccttttcatcgaatgttcttcgagatatgatgaaaagatcttttgagtatgtttattttgtgagcTAGTCTTTCTTGTTACATTAGTGGTTCTGCTCATTTTGCAAtaaagaaccattaagtcaacagacatgtgatctacccaagttcagtgaagaactctttaacataaacaatccTATTCTttggcaataagtacttttacttcaactttttaggttgctagtgatgctttggttggatttacttatccaagcagttcaaagATATATGTGGAAGaatttccagctgtatcttagaacataaaaattaatatttaatttcccacgcaacaactcatggtctccaatccatgttgccatttcaaaacacgatgctctatagctcgtccttgtcaatggttaactccaaagggatctttcttgatcctttgccagtgtttatgcgtgtagcatcaactatttagcatatctttatttccttgaatcaagagctactcttatgtaccttttcaagtaccataagtttttcttgatctcaatctagttgatcttcacttagatcaatagatattggtatatgttcttcatgcctaaagtcatacgatacgttaattttttttttttttttggcgatcctcatattatatcactcatgataaattcttttgcagaataattcccaattgaatttttattcatgtaactttagctcattcagtttcagtagatactaaatctagctgaattctttgacatataatataggttaagaatcgcacttagatcctttgatgtttaacttagtaaatgcttatacatagttcaaacattctttatttagatttattcatatgggtcgaatatctccaatggagtctttcgtgtttgatttagtaaatgccattacttaatctaaaacaatatcataagatctttgtaaatagatcttaatacccagtatgtactaagttttgccttggtccatcatagatgattaatttcaaatctaagtcattagcatttgaatgttatttcacaatagagagatatgtgtgtgatacacataggaccaattaagttttacgtactcccactaaacttcttatatatctataagagtcatgtacattttatgaaactaaaatacttattagcttcactaaaatacagttccaattcccaattgcttgcttaaatatgtactttagattttataagctagctttccttttcaagcatttatttggatccacaaatcctatgacataccatgtacatagtttcttccaacatttgattgaggaatacgttttgtcatccaattgccatatgtaccaatatgcaattattgcttgatttatagacttgagcattacgattatgcatgaggtttcaacacaatccacgccatgaatttgcttgtaaccttttagcaactaatctagctttgtgtgtgaacacatttccatgttttaatggtttttatccttaataCCACTTTTCAACCAATAGGTCTACCCGCGCTGCAATTAACCTATTATTTGCACCGCCTATGTCCGCTGCAAAAAACTTACGGTATTTGCAGCCATCACAATTGCAGCACGCGAAAACGCTGCAAAAAGCCTGTTTTACCCGCGCTGCAAATgtgattttttctactagtgcttgcaaatcaacaaattttcaattttgtcatcaaaacattagttatgttttatggcctttaaccatttaaaacatttgagtctatatatggcctctaaccattttagggaatctaggtttcgtcatagctttcttacaagtcacaaactcattaatctacataatagtttgactgcaagttgtaggtttctttactatctaatagaacaatctcatagtttcattgacctgaactctatgtttcttcactatctaatagaagaatctcatagtttcagtgacttgaattctatgcctacttgggtatagaacatcaaacaatagaatatcaatagccacttgaaagtcctttgaatattctgttctccttgaagcacttgtaaagtcttctaagagatgtctattctttaaagccacttctaaagtccttaaagaataagtgttcggattttctaaagaacttcgaaaagcctccagaatgtccatttatgtttgttgttcgcctcgaagactttcgaggtcaatttactcccacttgtcattttggaaacgaatctccaaaaggacattatttcgagcaaacaaacattatgttctcaaaaatttatGGTaggaacaatacccttgtgtctcatttgaataaatcacaatgaaacatatatctattttaggccttagtttgttgaataacaaacactaagctcccactgagtttaggaactctttagatatattatgaaaagatattccgaaattacttttcaatagctttgacgaatttggtttagtttagtggtagttgagcattttgttttagaaattataggaaaagtctatatgattcatcattgatcgaatcaagtagtaattgacttcgatcattccaatgtagatatgccatatcttatggagctagatcttgaaattacaacacacaatcatagatgatcatatttgatcttaaagtaatcatcgtcattatctaacctagatctttatgatttcttgccatgtggattttatacttctgaatctttgaactagccaaacagattcaaacttatatcacattgagtaaataaacctatattcactcaaatctgtgtgaaataataaagtcataaggcgttctaacaatagttcatatcttttgttactttcaacaagtaagactagcttgttttgaatgatctagaaatcaatcaactttcaaaagtccataaaaatagagcttttgaatgttaacttgttgatatggtctaagaaacaatgccaaagattagtggaactcaaatcaagggttttatttgaacctagtaaagtttttattgttaaagagttgtttgttttaatcaagcatattgactcaacccgtaaatgaccatttcattcaaataaacaaacaaacattgtttttgtttttcttgaatgtgagtctttctgtgtttgaagcagaaatttgggtatgctgattatggaacaaaatagccattaagttccagcctttgaaaggacttaaaacaaactagatgaccctacaactaatgtagcattgccataccatttcccacttgtaggtcattagtgtatcctagcttccattgtttgagttattaccgaagtaagaacctcaagcggtatatgatagcAAGGAAGTTTGGTTgataggtcacttttctttaaacataaacttataggtagaaacggaattgtaaattcctttcatttgttcctttgttttcctatttcttgtaccttttctaatagccttaagaattgaattctctagtgttgacttttatactttgtttagacatgtcattccaacaaagtttttttttttttttggcaaataaaatatatttatttatttccaaaaataaGGGATTACAACAGTTCACCTGAACACCTAGGCCACAGCCAGACTTACAACAAAACAGTAAGCCTACAAACTACAGTAATTGCTCACTCATCTCATCAGTACATCTACAAGCAGCATTAAACAAAATTCTATTAACAACAGTAGTAGCAGGGTCAGGTTTGCTAGTGAAGATCCTCTGGTTCCTTTGAAGCCAAATCTGATACACTGTCTCAGTGAAAGCTAGGCTGAACACTTTGTTCTTAGTCTTTCCTTTCCTACACTTCTTTGCTGCTCTAGTAATCTCCTCAGCAAATGGCAGTCTTGTCTCTCCATGTCCAACTTTCTGAATCACAGCATCCCATACAGCACTGGCATAGTCACAGTTGAAAAATAGATGATCAACAGATTCATCTACTTGGTTACACAGAGTACAGGTGCCATCAATATCCATATGCCAACTGAGCAATCTATCCTTGGTGGGAAGCCTATTCTGAATGGCCAGCCACATAACAAAGACACTCTTTGGACTAGCATAATTGTTGCAGATTAGCCTTTTCCATTCCACCTTCTGACTTTCACCTTTCAAGCATTTGTACATGTTCTTGATGCTATATTTCCCATTGAACACATATTGAGCAGAACCAGTAGCAACTAGATCCTCCCTTCCACTCCAAATCTTCCTCAGTGACCAGGTGAGACCAGAAGGCACCTCCATGGTCCAAAAATTACTATTCTTCACATAATACATGTGAACCCGTTTGATCCACAATCTGTCTTGCTTCATGGACAAAGCCCAACAATGTTTCAGAACAGCTGCTTTGTTCTAGATTGTAAGATCTTTAAGATGCCAACCCCCACAACTTTTAGGCAAGCAAAGATTTTCCCAGGCAACAGGGGCTTTTTTACTACCCATATCACCTCCAGTCCATAAGAAGGTTCTACAAATACTGTGAATTTCCCTCATAACCTTCTTTGGCATGACAAAAATTTGGCACCAATAGAGTTGCATTCCAGTGAGGACAGCTCTAACAAGTTGTAATCTGCCTGCATAAGAGAGTAGCTTTGCTGACCAAGATCTGACCCTTGCAACTGTTTTATCAATCAAAGGTTTGCAGTCACTATATTTCAGCTTTCTAGTAGTGAGGGGCACTCCTAAATACTTAAAGGGAAAGGAACCTTGCACCATACCCAAAGAGTCCCTAATACTTTGCTCTTAAAACCTGtaattccagcaatataaacacTACTCTTGTCCAGATTAGCAGCAAGCCC
This genomic stretch from Spinacia oleracea cultivar Varoflay chromosome 3, BTI_SOV_V1, whole genome shotgun sequence harbors:
- the LOC130469782 gene encoding uncharacterized protein; amino-acid sequence: MEVPSGLTWSLRKIWSGREDLVATGSAQYVFNGKYSIKNMYKCLKGESQKVEWKRLICNNYASPKSVFVMWLAIQNRLPTKDRLLSWHMDIDGTCTLCNQVDESVDHLFFNCDYASAVWDAVIQKVGHGETRLPFAEEITRAAKKCRKGKTKNKVFSLAFTETVYQIWLQRNQRIFTSKPDPATTVVNRILFNAACRCTDEMSEQLL